The DNA sequence TGGATCTGCCGCGCGAGCACGTACGCGTTGGTCTCCAGCGCGCGATCGAACGGGCCGTTGGCGATCGTCTTCGCGACCAGATAGGTGACGGCGATGCTCATCGGCCACAACAACAGGAGCGGCGCGAGCATCCAGTCGAGGATCTCGCCGAACAGCGAGCGCGGGCGCGCGGCCTCGGGCGTCTCGGTTTCGTCGGGCGGCGCGAACGGGTTCTCGTAGCGCGCATCGCGCGCGGCGTCGGCGGCGGACGGTTGTTCGCCGGCCGAAGGGCGGGAATGGACCGGCGAGGCCATCGCGGCGACGGCCGGGCTCAGCGCAGCGGCGTGCCGGCCGCCGCGGGCGGCGCAGCGGCAGCCGGGTCGGCCGGCGCCGCGGGCGCGGCTTTCTCGAGGCAGTAGCCGAGGCCGCGCACGGTGGAGATCCGCACGCCGCTCGGCTCGATCTTCTTGCGCAGCCGGTGTACGTACACTTCGATCGCGTTGTTGCTGACTTCCTCGCCCCACTCGCACAGATGGTCGACGAGCTGCTCTTTCGACACGAGCCGGCCGATGCGCTGCAGCAGCACTTCGAGCAGCCCGAGCTCGCGCGCGGACAGGTCGAGCACGCGCTCGTTCGCATACGCGATGCGGCCGACCTGGTCGAACGCGAGCGAGCCGTGGCGCACGACGGTCGGGCCGCCGCCGGCGCCGCGCCGGGTCAGCGCGCGCACGCGCGCCTCGAGCTCGTTGAGCGCGAACGGCTTGGCCATGTAGTCGTCGGCGCCGAGGTCGAGCCCCTTCACGCGCTCGTCGACGCTGTCGGCGGCCGTCAGGATCAGCACGGGGAGGTTGGAATTGCGCGCGCGCAGGCGCTTGAGCACGTCGAGCCCGGACATTTTCGGCAACCCGAGATCGAGGATCAGGAGGTCGAAGCTTTGCATCGACAGGGCGGTATCGGCGTCGACGCCGGTCTTCACGTGGTCGACCGCATAGCCCGATTGGCGGAGTGACCGGGTGAGGCCGTCCGCGAGTATGCTGTCGTCTTCGGCGATGAGAATTCGCATGTTGCTGACCGATGGCCGGCGGGCGGGCGCGCCGGCGCGGCTGTCTCCGAACTGATCCGTGTACAACGCAGCCTGCATTGCGGGCTTGCATAAAACACTGTTTTTTTATACAGTGTCTGCATTCGTGGGCAGCGCTTGAAGCGGGCGCGCCTCTGACAGACGCTGCTCATCATAGCAAAGGACGATTCATGGAAGATAGCAAGAAGGGCTCCGGGATGACCGCCGAGAAGAGCAAGGCGCTGGCGGCCGCACTCGCGCAGATCGAGAAGCAGTTCGGCAAAGGGTCGATCATGCGGATGGGCGACGGCGACGTGAAGGAAGACATCCAGGTCGTCTCCACGGGCTCGCTGGGCCTCGATATCGCGCTCGGCGTCGGCGGCCTGCCGCGCGGCCGGGTGGTCGAAATCTACGGTCCGGAATCGTCCGGCAAGACCACGCTCACGCTGCAGGTGATCGCCGAGCTGCAGAAGCTGGGCGGCACGGCAGCCTTCATCGACGCCGAGCACGCGCTCGACGTCCAGTACGCGGCGAAGCTCGGCGTGAACGTGCCGGAGCTGCTGATCTCGCAGCCGGACACCGGCGAACAGGCGCTCGAAATCACCGACGCGCTCGTGCGCTCGGGCTCGATCGACATGATCGTCATCGACTCGGTCGCGGCACTGGTGCCGAAGGCCGAAATCGAAGGCGAGATGGGCGATTCGCTGCCGGGCCTGCAGGCGCGTCTGATGTCGCAGGCGCTGCGCAAGCTGACGGGCACGATCAAGCGCACGAACTGCCTCGTGATCTTCATCAACCAGATCCGGATGAAGATCGGCGTGATGTTCGGCAACCCGGAAACCACGACGGGCGGCAATGCACTGAAGTTCTATTCGTCGGTGCGTCTGGACATCCGCCGGATCGGCTCGATCAAGAAGAACGACGAGGTGATCGGCAACGAAACCCGCGTGAAGGTCGTCAAGAACAAGGTATCGCCGCCGTTCCGCGAAGCGATCTTCGACATCCTCTACGGCGAAGGCATTTCGCGTCAGGGCGAGATCATCGATCTCGGCGTGCAGGCGAAAATCGTCGACAAGGCCGGCGCCTGGTACAGCTACAACGGCGAGAAGATCGGTCAGGGCAAGGACAACGCGCGTGAATTCCTGCGCGAGAATCCCGAAATCGCACGCGAGATCGAGAACCGCATTCGCGAGTCGCTCGGTGTCGTCGCGATGCCCGATGGCGTGGTCGACGAAGCCGAGGCGATGGACGAAGAAGAGTGATGGCAGGGCGCCGAGGGCAGGCCGGCGAACCGGAAGCGAGCGACACGTCCGACGTGACGGGGCGCTCCGGCCGGCGAGCCGCATCCTCGGGCACCGACCGGCGCAGCGCGGGCAGTCGTGCCGCGCATCGCACCGAAACGAGGGCATCCGACGATGCCCTCGTTTCGTTTGAGATTGCGCCGCCGGTCGATCCGTTCGACGACGACGAATCGTTCGATGCGCACGACCGGTCGCGTCGGCGCGTGTCGGGCATCGGCATCCTCGGCGCGCGCGCGGCCGATGCCGCGGCGCCGGTCACGGAAGATGTCTACACGCGCAGCAGTCAGCATCCGCGCCGCACGCGTCGCGCGTCCGGCGGTGCTGCCGGCGAGCCTTCCGCCACCGCCGAGCGCAAATCGTCGAAGCCGCCGCGCTCGCTGAAGGGCCGCGCGCTCGGCTATCTGTCGCGGCGCGAGTACAGCCGCGCGGAGCTGGCCCGCAAGCTCGCACCGTACGTCGGCGAGGACGAATCCGTCGAGCCGGTGCTCGATGCGCTGGAGCAGGAAGGCTGGCTGTCCGACGCGCGCTTTGCCGAGAGCCTCGTGCATCGTCGCGCATCGCGTGTCGGCGTCGCGCGCATCGTGAGCGAACTGAAGCGCCATGCAGTCGGCGACACGCTCGTCGAAGAAGTGAATGCTCAATTGCGCGAGACCGAATTGACCCGCGCGCAGGCCGTCTGGCGCAAGAAATTCGGTGCGCTGCCGCAAACTCCGGCGGAGCGCGCGAAGCAGGCGCGCTTTCTCGCGGCGCGGGGCTTCTCGAGCGCGACCATCGTGAAGTTGCTGAAGGCCGGCGACGATCTCCCGATCGACGACTGACGGGCTCCGTCGCGCGCGCTGCGCGCGATTTTGCTGCAACGCAACCGCTTCCGGACAGGCGGGAATACCCGCCGTCGCGCGCCCATGCCTCAGATACCCAATATGCTAAAATCCACGGGTTTTCCTCTTCGGCCTCAACCTCCAGCATGCCGCTATCCGAGCCCGTGCCCCGTCAGTTGCGACATCGACGCGCAATCCGAGCGGAAGCCTACGAGCGCGGCGACGGCTTGTGGGACATCGAAGCCTGCCTGACCGATCACAAGCCGCGCGATGTTGCGCTTGCGTCGGGCATTCGGCCCCAGGGCTTGCCGATTCACGAACTCTGGCTGCGCGTGACCATCGATCGTGACCTCAATGTCGTCGACGCCGAAGCGTCCTCGGAATGGGTTCCCTATCCCGGTCACTGCCAATCTGCTCCTCCCGCCTATCGGGCCCTCATCGGGCTCAACCTCTTCCGCAATTTCCGCCGTAACGCGAACCGGCTGCTCGCCGGCGTCGCAGGCTGCTCCCACCTCACCGAACTGTGCGCCGTGCTGCCGACGGCGGCGATCCAGGCGTTCGCCGGTGACGTGTGGAACGTGCGCGAGGAAGGCGGCGAAGGGCCGGGCCACGGCGTGGAGCACGTCGAGCCGCCGTTCCAGCTCGGCCGCTGCCAGGCGTTGCGGTTCGACGGCGAAGTCGTGCGGCAGTATTACCCGCGCTGGTATGGTCCGATCCGGCCCGATATGCGCGTTGAAGGCAGCACGAAGGAATGAACGGAAATCATTCGAAGAAGCGTCTTAAGCGACATTTCATCCATCTCTCAGACTGAAGGGAATCACGCATGAAGATTCACGAGTACCAGGGTAAGGAAATCCTGCGGAAATTCGGAGTCGCGGTACCGCGCGGCAAGCCGGCGTTCTCGGTTGACGAGGCCGTCAAGGTGGCAGAAGAGCTGGGCGGCCCGGTGTGGGTCGTGAAGGCTCAGATTCACGCGGGTGGTCGCGGCAAGGGCGGCGGCGTGAAAGTCGCGAAGACGATCGAGCAGGTTCGCGAATACGCGAACCAGATCCTCGGCATGCAGCTCGTTACGCACCAAACGGGTCCGGAAGGCCAGAAGGTCAACCGTCTGCTGATCGAAGAAGGCGCCGACATCAAGCAGGAGCTGTACGTCAGCCTCGTCGTCGATCGCGTGTCGCAAAAGATCGTTCTGATGGGTTCGAGCGAAGGCGGCATGGACATCGAGGAAGTTGCGGAAAAGCATCCGGAACTGATCCACAAGGTCATCGTCGAGCCGTCGACGGGCCTGCTCGACGCGCAGGCGGACGACCTCGCCGCGAAGATCGGCGTGCCGGCTGCATCGATCCCGCAAGCGCGCACGATCCTGCAAGGCCTGTACAAGGCATTCTGGGAAACCGACGCGTCGCTCGCCGAAATCAACCCGCTGAACGTTTCCGGCGACGGCAAGGTCACCGCACTCGACGCGAAGTTCAACTTCGACTCGAACGCGCTGTTCCGCCACCCGGAAATCGTCGCGTACCGCGATCTCGACGAAGAAGATCCGGCTGAAATCGAAGCATCGAAGTTCGATCTCGCGTACATCTCGCTCGACGGCAACATCGGCTGCCTCGTGAACGGCGCAGGCCTCGCGATGGCGACGATGGACACGATCAAGCTGTTCGGCGGCGAGCCGGCGAACTTCCTGGACGTCGGCGGCGGCGCGACGACCGAGAAGGTCACCGAAGCGTTCAAGCTGATGCTGAAGAACCCGGGCCTGAAGGCGATCCTCGTGAACATCTTCGGCGGCATCATGCGCTGCGACGTGATCGCGGAAGGCGTGATCGCCGGTTCGAAGGCCGTGAACCTGAACGTGCCGCTCGTCGTGCGCATGAAGGGCACGAACGAGGACCTCGGCAAGAAGATGCTGGCCGATTCGGGCCTGCCGATCATCTCGGCAGACAGCATGGAAGAGGCTGCGCAGAAGGTCGTCGCGGCTGCGGCAGGCAAGTAAGCGCGCTCAATGAACACGCATGGCGGCGCGGTGTGCACGCGACGCCAATCGAACAGAGGTCAAAATACATGTCGATTCTGATCAACAAGGACACGAAGGTCATCACGCAGGGCATTACCGGCAAGACCGGTCAGTTCCATACGCGCGCCTGCCGTGAATATGCAAACGGCCGCGAAGCGTTCGTCGCGGGCGTGAACCCGAAGAAGGCCGGCGAAGATTTCGAAGGCATTCCGATCTACGCAAGCGTCAAGGAAGCGAAGGCTGAAACCGGCGCGACCGTGTCGGTCATCTACGTTCCGCCGGCAGGCGCAGCTGCAGCGATCTGGGAAGCGGTCGAAGCCGACCTCGATCTCGCGATCTGCATCACCGAAGGCATTCCGGTGCGCGACATGATCGAAGTGAAGGACCGCATGCGTCGCGAAGGCCGCAAGACGCTGCTGCTCGGGCCGAACTGCCCGGGCACGATCACGCCGGACGAGCTCAAGATCGGCATCATGCCGGGCCACATCCACCGCAAGGGCCGCATCGGTGTCGTGTCGCGTTCGGGCACGCTGACGTATGAAGCCGTTGCGCAACTGACGGCACTCGGCCTCGGCCAGTCGTCGGCGGTCGGTATCGGCGGCGACCCGATCAACGGTCTGAAGCACATCGACGTGATGCAGATGTTCAACGACGATCCGGATACGGATGCGGTCGTGATGATCGGCGAAATCGGCGGTCCGGATGAAGCCAACGCCGCTCAGTGGATCAAGGACAACATGAAGAAGCCGGTGGTCGGCTTCATCGCGGGCGTCACGGCGCCTCCGGGCAAGCGCATGGGCCACGCCGGCGCGCTGATCTCGGGCGGTGCGGACACGGCCGAAGCGAAGCTGGAAATCATGGAAGCGTGCGGCATCACCGTCACGCGCAACCCGTCGGAAATGGGCCGTCTGCTCAAGAAGGCGCTGTAAGTTCCGCGTGGTTCGTCCTGCAAGAAACGCCGGCCCAGCCGGCGTTTTTTGTTATGCTCGCGAAATTAATTTGTAAGCCGGGGCGCATGCGCACTGCGTGTGCCGACGACCAACCGGGCCGCCCGTCGGGCGGCCGTCATCCTGCACCTGCCGCCACTCATGCCTGAATTCCTGACGTCGCTGCACTGGGGCGCCGTGTTGCAGATCGTCGTCATCGACATCCTGCTCGGCGGCGACAACGCGGTCGTGATCGCGCTCGCGTGCCGCAACCTGCCGGCCAATCAGCGGCTGCGCGGCGTCGTGTGGGGCACGGCCGGCGCGATCATGCTGCGCGTCGCGCTGATCGCATTTGCAGTCACACTGCTCGACGTGCCGTTCCTGAAATTCGGCGGCGGCCTGCTGTTGCTGTGGATCGGCATCAAGCTGATGGCGCCGGCCGCCGACGCGCACGACAACGTCAAGCCGGCCGATCGGCTGTGGGACGCGGTGAAGACGATCGTGCTCGCCGACGCCGTGATGAGCCTCGACAATGTGATCGCGATCGCGGGCGCGGCCGAGCAGGCCGATCCGCAGCACCGGCTGGCGCTGGTGATCTTCGGGCTGATCGTGAGCGTGCCGATCATCGTGTGGGGCAGCACGCTGGTGCTGCGGCTGCTCGATCGCTTCCCGATCATCGTCGCGTTCGGCGCCGGCCTGCTCGGCTGGATCGCGGGCGGTTTGATGGTCCACGATCCGGTCGGCGATGGCTGGCCGGTGCTCGATACGCCGGCCGCGATCTACGGCGCGAGCATTGCCGGCGCGCTGTTCGTCGTCGCCGCCGGCTTCCTGCTGCGGCGCCGCCGCGGCATCCCGCAAGCGCATTGACGGTTGGCCGTCAGGCCGAGTGTCGGCCGCGCGGCCCGCTGGCTACGATCGAAACGCCTGCCCGATTCGGCAGGCGTTTTTCGTTTCTGGAGCCAGTCATGTTCGAAGCCTTTTCCGTTTCCCTGTTTCGTCGCTTTGCCGCCGATATGCGGCGCGCGCGCCGGCCGGTGCCGCGCTGGCATCCGGCCGGCTTCACGCTGATCGAGCTGATGATCGTGCTCGCGATCGTCGGCGTGATCGCCGCCTACGCGATACCCGCTTATCAGGATTACCTCGCGCGTTCGCGGGTGGGCGAGGGGCTCGCCCTTGCGTCGTCCGCGCGCCTTGCGGTGGCCGACAACGCCGCGAGCGGCGCGGCCCTCGACGGCGGCTACAGCGCGCCGGCCGCGACCCGCAACGTCGAATCCGTTCGGATCGACGGCGACACCGGCCAGATCACGGTTGCGTTCACGGCCCGCGTCGCCGCGGCGGGCGCGAATACGCTGGTGCTGGTGCCGTCGGCGCCGGACAAGGCCGACGCGCCGACCGCACGCGTGCCGCTCAAAAAGGGGACGATGCAGGCCGGCGCGATCGCGTGGGAGTGTTTTGCCGGCGGCAAGGACGCTTCGTCGCTGCCGGCGCCCGGCGCAGGCCCGATGCCGGCCGAGGCGGCGACCTTGCCTGCGAAATATGCACCGGCGGAATGCCGCGCGTAACGGCAGGCATGCGCGGGATGGTGCGGGCGGCACGCATCGCGGGGTGCCGGCCGGCCCGGGCCGGCCGCACATGGCGGCTGCCGGGGCGACGGCTCCCGCACAGAGTGGGGAAAGTTTTGTATAGTGCGCCGGTTGCTGACATCCGGTTCGCTCATGCCTTCTACTTTTTCCCGCTCGTTGTCGCTCGTTGCGCTGGCTGTCGCGCTGATCGTGCCGTACTCGATCACGAACCATACGTATCCGATTCCGACGTTCTATTCCGAGTTCGCCGCGCTGGTGCTGTATCTGCTGGTCGGGGTTTCCGTCGTGCTGCTCGCGCGCACCGGCCGCCCGGCCGAACCGTTCGCGGCGCCGGCCGCATTCGTCGCGCCGCTCGGGTTTGGCGCGGTGCTGCTCGCGCAGGTCGCGCTGTTGCCGCTGAAGGTGCCGTCGATGAACTGGCTGGCGCTCGGCTATCTGGCCGCGGCGCTGGTCGCGATGCAGGCCGGCTACATGCTCGCGCGCGGGGGGCTCGCCGAAGCCACCGCCCGGATGATGGCGGGCGCGTTGCTCGTGGGCGGAGTGTTCGCGGTTGCGACCCAGATCGTCCAGTTGTTCCATTTCGAGTCCGCGCTGTCGCCGTTCGTCGTGGTGTACAGCATCGCGGTCGACCGCCGGCCGTACGGCAACATGGCGCAGGCGAACCACCTCGCGACCTATATCGCGTTCGCGCTCGCCGGCGCGCTTTATCTGGTGCAGACCCGCCGCCTCGCGGTGTGGGCATGGCTCGCGCTGTCGATCGTGCTGTCGGCCGGGCTTGCGCTGACCGTGTCGCGCGGGCCGTGGCTGCAGGTTGCGGTGATGGTCGTCGCCGGTTTCTGGATGGCATGGGTCGAGTCGCGCCGTGCGCCGGGCAATCGCCGTGCGTGGCTGATCCCGGTCGTGCTGGCGCTGGCGTTCGTCGCGGTGAACGTCGCGGTGCGCTGGGCCAACGTGCATTTCCATCTGGGGCTCGCCGAATCGGCGGCCGAGCGCATGCGCGACGCGGGCCAGATTGCGCCGCGCCTTGCGCTGTGGAAGTACGGGCTCGCGATGTTCCGCGAGCATCCGCTGCTCGGCGTCGGCTGGGGCGAATTCCCGTCGCACCAGTTCGCGCTTGCGCGCGCGCTCGGCGGCGTCGAGATCGCGAACAACTCGCACGACATCTTCATCGACCTGCTCGCGAAGTCGGGCCTCGTCGGCCTCGGCGTGCTGGCCCTCGCGCTCGTCGCGTGGTTCGTGCGTGCGGTGCGCGCGCCGCAGTCGAGCACGCGCGTGTTCGGTTTCGCGCTGATCGGCGTGCTGCTGATGCACGCGCTCGTCGAGTATCCGCAGCAGTACATGTTCTTCCTGCTGCCGGCGATGTTCGTGATCGGGCTGCTCGACGTGAAGCCGCTGCGCTGGCTGCCCGGCCGCGCGGCGTTCGCGCTGTTTGCGGTGCTGTCGGTCGGCGGCGTGCTGGCGGCGGTGCCGGTGCTGCGCGACTACCAGCGCGCCGAAGTGCTGTATTACGGCACCGAGCCGGCCGTGCAGTATCGCGATGCGCCGTCGTTGCTGTTCGGCGCGTGGGGCGACTACGGGGCGGCGACGCTGTTGACGATTTCGCCGGACAACCTGCCGCTGAAGCTTGCCGCGCACGAGCGGGCGATCGCGCTGCTGCCCGGCGAGACGGTGCTGCGCCGTTATGCGGCGCTGCAGGCGCTGGCCGGTCGCGAAGCCGACGCGCTCGATACGGTCGAGCGGCTGCATGTGTTCGCGAAGGAATTGAAGGACTGGCCGCAGCAACTGGCGTTGCTGTACAAGCTGTGCGACGAGCAGCCGGGGCTGAAGACGTTCAAGGCAGCCGTCGTCGCGAAGTACGGTGAAGTGCCGGCCGACGCGGAAGACGACGACTCCGAAGACGATTCGGAATAACGCGCGCCGCGCCGGGCGGGAAGTCCCGGCGCGCGCCGGATCGCGGTGAAGCGGCGGTGCGGTGGCGGCTCGTGACGGCGCGCACATTGCTTCCCGTCGCGAACGGGTAGCGACGGAATCGCGCGATTCGCGTCAACCATTGTCAAATCGTCGCCACGGGAAAGACGGCACGTGCACAATGCGCGGAAGCGCTCGCGTGCGCGCGGCGATGTCGGCCGCACGAGCGAGCGCAGGTCCGCAGATCCGGGAGCCTGCCTGGAACGATCGCGGCCGATGCCACGCGCGGCCTGCGGCCGTAGCGGGCGCCGGTCCGATGGCCGCGGCGCGGGGCGATGCTGGCGGTGCGGCGGACGATGTCCGCCGGCGCGACGCTCGCCTGGAACAGTACTGAAGAACGATATTCGACCATGGCCCTTCGCTCGACCCTTCTGATCCTGCCGGCCGTCGCCGTGCTGTTTTCCGGCTGCGCGATGCTGTCGTCGTCGCAGGAAAGCAAGCTGACCTGCCACATTCCGCGCGCCGTCTATCCGGACAATGCGAAGCCGCTTACGCGCCGAGTCACCGTGCTCGTACGCGCGCTGATGACGACGTCCGGCGAAGCGCAGAACGTGACCGTGACGACGAGCAGCCGCAACGCGGCGGCGGACCGCGCGGCCGTCGACGCGATGACGCATGCGAGCTGCGCGCAGACCGGCGCGACCGCGAATCCGTTCCTGCTCACGCAACCATTCGTGTTCGAGCCGCGGCGCGGGGAGTAGTGGGGGCTGGTGCGGGTGATCGTGGTGTGGCGCACCGGCCGGTTGTGGTCGTTGACTGCCTGCCGGCGCGCCGCGGCCACGTCGCGCTTCGCCGCTTCGTCGAGTGGCCTACGCTCGGTGTCGCGGCAGCAGGTTCGCTCTATCGGCGCGCGAGCGCGCCGTTCGCGCGATCAGAAGGTGCGCTTTTTCAGCGTATATCCGTGCAACCAGTACAGCGTGTTGGTCTGCGCGTCGAAGTAACCGCCTTGTGCAACCTTGTCGGCGGTTTGATCCCACGACTTACCGCCGTCGGTGCTGGTGAACGTGAGGTCGATCGGCGCACCGCCGCGACTGCCCGAGTTCGGGTCGGTGGCATAGACGAGCAGGAGGCCGTCACGGCCGACGCTCAGGCTGTCGAGCCTGAGCGTCTCGTCGAACGTGCGCAGTTGGCGCACCGACTCCGGATGGTCGTTCGTCCACATGGAAATGGCGCCCACCCGGCGGCCGTTGTCGCGACTCTCGCCGTTCTGCGGCTTGTCCAGACGTGACAGCGCGTACAGCGAATAGTGTGTCGCCGGTCCCGGCGTGGTATCGAGCGCAGTGATGACCTGGCCCGGCAGTTCGGTTTCGGTCACGAAGGCGTGCTGCTCCCAGTCGAGCCGGCCGATCACGCTGTGCGCCGGCGTCTCTGCAGTGGGAGCGATGGAGTAGGCGACACGCAGCACACCGTCAGGGCCGAGGCTCACCGCATTGAAATTCTTGCGCGTCTTGCCGGCGACGCGCGCCTCGACCGGCACGTCGATCGCCTGCCACGTGTTGCCGCCGTCCGCGGTGCGCCATACTCGCGGGCCCCAGCCGATCGCGTAGCCGCGCTGCGGATCGATGAACAGCAGGCGGCCGATGTTCTGGTTTTCGGGCCATTGCAGTTGCGACCACGTTTGGCCGCCGTTGAGCGATTTCCACAGCTTCGTCGTCTGAGGCGCATCGCCGCCATGTGCCTCCGGTGCCTTGTAGTTCATCCATGAGGTGCTGATGAACTGAACCGACCAGTCTGGCGAATACCACCATGCGGCATTCTGGCCGACTTGCTGGAACTGGCGTTTCATCCCGCCGTCGATGGTCCCGCGAAGGAAGCTGATCGTCATGCGGTTCAGCAGCTCGCCTGTGTCGTTCATCCAGGCTTCGGTCGGCTCGGGCCGCTGCGGTTCGTTCGATTCAGCGGTGGGCTTGAATGTCACCTGGGGATTGGCGAGCTTGACGCTCATCACGTCGTTGCCCTTGATGCGGAAGCTGCCGCCGCCATACGGTGTGTCGTTCCGCATGAAGTTGGTCGAGATCGTTTCCCAGCTCGTTGCCATATTTACGTACCCGTATGTTGCAATGGCCAGGGCAACGAGGCTCCCGGCGATCCATTTCCATCGTTTGAGTTTTAGCATGTCACTTGTTTAGCAAACGTTCCAGCGCCCGGCTGACTTCGTCGGACGTGTCCGAACTCCATTCGCGTGCTTTCCTGGCCACGTCTGAGCCCCACTCTCGCGCCTGGTCGGCCGCTTCCGAACTCCAATCGTGCGCCTTTTGTTTGGCGACCGGGATACCCGCGTCCCACGCTTGCTTGAGCGTCCGGCCATCGCCCCATTCCTGAAGATTCGGCCGCATGCCGATCTTGGTTAGATCCGCGACCGGTAGACCGGCCAGCCCACCGTCCAGATAAGCCAACGGGTGGGTGACAAAGGCGAAAGTCTTGAACGTGTCCCCGTTGTTTTCGAGTTCGAGTTCGTATCGTTCCACTTGCATTGAAAGCTCACCGTTGCCCGGCTTCGCACTCTTGAATGCGATCTGGTCTCCCTGCATGTTTTGCTGCAGCCCGATTTCGATGTAGCGCTGAAGCCACCACCGGGCGTTTTCCAGCCATTTCTTTCCTTGAGCCGTTAGAGTGGGATAAAGATTCTTGCCGTAGTCCGAACAATAGTAATAGCCGTAACTCACGTAGTAATCGGGCGGTTTGTGCCCGCAACCGATATGGCGCATCATGAAATTGCCGTGGCGCGACCAGTCGGAATCTGTACTTTTCAGTTCGATCAGCTTTTCCCGTCGATGTAGCAGGCGGCGCGCGACTTCCTTGTCTTTCCATGGATCCCACGAGGTCGCGAATTTCTTCACGGTTTCCCATGCACTCGATTTGCTGACCTTTTCGACCGTCTCCCAGTACTCGCCGTGCAGCGGCTGGTAGTAGAAGGGACACGTGCCGACAATGGAATCTGCGGCCGGTGGTGCGTACTTGTCGCAGATATTGATCGCCACCTTTGGACGATCCTTGTAGCCCGTCGGCGTCAGCATCCCGGAGCCGGTGCCGAGTACGTTCTTGTCCGGTTGCCCGTCAGCCATTCGATTTCCCCAAAAACTTGACGACGACGTCGTGCGGCACGTGGCTCTGCGTGAGCCCCGTCTCACCGGCCGCGTTGGTGACGCCTTCTGAGATCAACTTCCCGTTCGAAAACATCTGATACCGAGTGTTCGCAACCGGGATGTCGGTGCCGGCCCAGTGCGCGATGAAGGCCTGATCGTAGTTGCCCGTCGAGTTGGGCAGTGTCGGCATCGTTTGCGCCAGATGCGTGGGCCCGCTGAATGCGTGTTGCGCACCCTTGACGTCGATCTTGCCGGGCGCATGGACTTCAATGTTGCCGTCCGCGATCCGGATGTAAGCGCCGCCGGACGTCAAGAGGATCTCCTTCGCCGCAGCGCCTTCGAGTGCCCCGGTGGCCGCGATCAGCTTCAGCGTTTTCTGGGCGGTCAGCTCGATGTTGTCAGCCTGTGCTTGCACTTCAACCCTGCCCTTGCCGGCGAACAGCTTGATCCCGGCGTTCTGGGCGAACAGGCTGATGCGGTCGATCACGCTGGCGACCAGCGATTTCCCCGCGGCGACATGCGTGCTTTGCCCGCTGACGACGTTGATGTGCCGGTCCGCAGCAACATGCACAGATTGTTGTGTCGACATCCCGATGCCTGCCGGACTGCCGAACAGCATCACAGGTTCCTTGAACGCATTGGCGATGCCCGTGCCGCCGCCGGCGGTTCTGCCGCCCGACGTGCTGCCGGTCACGCTGCGTTGAGTTGCATCGGTGAACTGCTTCAGTGCCGAATGCCCGGACTCGAGCGGCTCCGCTCGATGCTGCGTGCTGACATCCGACATGGCTTCCATCAGGCCTTCCGCCCGAACGAGCTGTTGCTGCGTTTCCTGAACGTCGAGCGGTTGGCT is a window from the Burkholderia vietnamiensis LMG 10929 genome containing:
- a CDS encoding pilin → MFEAFSVSLFRRFAADMRRARRPVPRWHPAGFTLIELMIVLAIVGVIAAYAIPAYQDYLARSRVGEGLALASSARLAVADNAASGAALDGGYSAPAATRNVESVRIDGDTGQITVAFTARVAAAGANTLVLVPSAPDKADAPTARVPLKKGTMQAGAIAWECFAGGKDASSLPAPGAGPMPAEAATLPAKYAPAECRA
- a CDS encoding PglL family O-oligosaccharyltransferase — translated: MPSTFSRSLSLVALAVALIVPYSITNHTYPIPTFYSEFAALVLYLLVGVSVVLLARTGRPAEPFAAPAAFVAPLGFGAVLLAQVALLPLKVPSMNWLALGYLAAALVAMQAGYMLARGGLAEATARMMAGALLVGGVFAVATQIVQLFHFESALSPFVVVYSIAVDRRPYGNMAQANHLATYIAFALAGALYLVQTRRLAVWAWLALSIVLSAGLALTVSRGPWLQVAVMVVAGFWMAWVESRRAPGNRRAWLIPVVLALAFVAVNVAVRWANVHFHLGLAESAAERMRDAGQIAPRLALWKYGLAMFREHPLLGVGWGEFPSHQFALARALGGVEIANNSHDIFIDLLAKSGLVGLGVLALALVAWFVRAVRAPQSSTRVFGFALIGVLLMHALVEYPQQYMFFLLPAMFVIGLLDVKPLRWLPGRAAFALFAVLSVGGVLAAVPVLRDYQRAEVLYYGTEPAVQYRDAPSLLFGAWGDYGAATLLTISPDNLPLKLAAHERAIALLPGETVLRRYAALQALAGREADALDTVERLHVFAKELKDWPQQLALLYKLCDEQPGLKTFKAAVVAKYGEVPADAEDDDSEDDSE
- a CDS encoding TonB family protein; amino-acid sequence: MALRSTLLILPAVAVLFSGCAMLSSSQESKLTCHIPRAVYPDNAKPLTRRVTVLVRALMTTSGEAQNVTVTTSSRNAAADRAAVDAMTHASCAQTGATANPFLLTQPFVFEPRRGE
- a CDS encoding WD40/YVTN/BNR-like repeat-containing protein — translated: MATSWETISTNFMRNDTPYGGGSFRIKGNDVMSVKLANPQVTFKPTAESNEPQRPEPTEAWMNDTGELLNRMTISFLRGTIDGGMKRQFQQVGQNAAWWYSPDWSVQFISTSWMNYKAPEAHGGDAPQTTKLWKSLNGGQTWSQLQWPENQNIGRLLFIDPQRGYAIGWGPRVWRTADGGNTWQAIDVPVEARVAGKTRKNFNAVSLGPDGVLRVAYSIAPTAETPAHSVIGRLDWEQHAFVTETELPGQVITALDTTPGPATHYSLYALSRLDKPQNGESRDNGRRVGAISMWTNDHPESVRQLRTFDETLRLDSLSVGRDGLLLVYATDPNSGSRGGAPIDLTFTSTDGGKSWDQTADKVAQGGYFDAQTNTLYWLHGYTLKKRTF